One stretch of Dissulfurimicrobium hydrothermale DNA includes these proteins:
- a CDS encoding Spy/CpxP family protein refolding chaperone, which yields MKRSYLAGIGIITLLIVTPAFAQMDMTRQPGQTDVQGQQQAQDQGMGQGMGMMGQGMMKMRPSMMKGHCMMMDQHHDMMGMMGCPNMAIMQYVKEVDGYLANSAQLGLTQDQKDHIQKIKEELEIALIQKCATLRIAILKLQTLMNKANPDKQAVNRQIDEISGLSRDMQKMVVNTVIDARNILNPEQRKKVLQNQ from the coding sequence ATGAAGAGGTCTTATCTGGCAGGAATCGGCATTATCACACTGCTCATTGTTACCCCGGCATTCGCCCAGATGGACATGACTAGGCAGCCTGGGCAGACGGATGTCCAGGGACAGCAGCAGGCTCAAGATCAAGGCATGGGCCAAGGTATGGGAATGATGGGGCAGGGGATGATGAAGATGAGGCCGTCCATGATGAAGGGCCATTGTATGATGATGGACCAGCATCATGACATGATGGGGATGATGGGTTGTCCCAACATGGCGATAATGCAGTATGTAAAGGAAGTTGACGGTTATCTTGCTAACAGTGCCCAGTTAGGACTGACACAGGATCAGAAGGATCACATCCAGAAGATCAAGGAGGAGCTTGAGATAGCACTTATTCAGAAATGCGCCACTCTCCGAATAGCAATCCTGAAACTGCAAACGCTGATGAATAAGGCCAATCCTGACAAGCAGGCTGTTAACAGACAGATAGACGAAATATCCGGTCTGTCAAGAGATATGCAAAAAATGGTCGTAAATACAGTTATAGACGCAAGGAATATCTTAAATCCTGAACAGCGAAAAAAGGTGTTACAAAATCAGTAA
- a CDS encoding efflux RND transporter periplasmic adaptor subunit, which translates to MKKIAVTITVITILGLFLFFFMRNSKDVPKFKTEIVKCGEIKASVTATGTVNPVTTVDVGTQVSGTIKYIYVDFNSVVKKGELIAMIDPTLFEAQVEKAKANLDVGKANLEKAKATMIDARRTMERYRELFSKDLVARSDLDTAETNYETAKAQVAAYEAQIGQLEADLKYAKTNLKYTKILSPVNGVVVSRKVDVGQTVAASFQTPTLFTIAEDLTKMQIDTNIDEADIGSIAVGQDAEFTVDAYPELPFKGKVSEVRIAPTTIQNVVTYDVVIKVDNPELKLKPGMTANVSIITKSRKDVLMVPNTALRFKPPGLSGKKAGGQAVPKGPGVWVLDGNGRPVRIAITTGITDGTYTEVTSGRLKEGDMVITEAIDRSEEQKTQFATHMHF; encoded by the coding sequence ATGAAAAAAATAGCCGTCACTATCACGGTCATTACGATCTTGGGGCTATTTCTGTTTTTCTTTATGAGAAACAGCAAAGATGTGCCGAAATTTAAAACAGAAATTGTAAAATGCGGCGAGATCAAGGCCAGTGTTACGGCAACCGGCACTGTAAATCCGGTGACCACCGTGGATGTGGGTACACAGGTCTCCGGAACTATTAAATATATCTATGTCGATTTTAATTCAGTTGTAAAAAAAGGCGAATTGATAGCCATGATCGACCCGACTCTGTTTGAGGCACAGGTCGAAAAGGCAAAGGCTAATCTTGATGTCGGAAAGGCGAATCTTGAAAAGGCAAAAGCTACCATGATCGATGCCAGACGCACCATGGAAAGATATAGGGAGCTCTTTTCAAAGGATCTGGTTGCAAGAAGTGATCTCGATACAGCAGAGACAAACTATGAAACGGCAAAGGCCCAGGTAGCGGCATATGAGGCTCAGATAGGTCAACTTGAGGCAGATCTCAAATATGCAAAGACAAATCTCAAATATACAAAGATACTCTCACCCGTAAACGGCGTCGTCGTTTCGAGAAAGGTCGATGTCGGGCAGACGGTCGCCGCCAGTTTCCAGACCCCTACGCTCTTTACTATAGCCGAAGACCTAACCAAGATGCAGATAGATACAAATATAGACGAGGCCGACATAGGTAGTATCGCCGTCGGTCAGGACGCCGAATTCACTGTTGATGCCTATCCTGAACTGCCTTTTAAGGGCAAGGTCTCCGAGGTCAGGATTGCTCCGACCACCATACAAAATGTAGTGACTTATGATGTAGTAATAAAAGTGGACAATCCTGAGCTAAAACTTAAGCCAGGCATGACGGCGAATGTCTCAATAATTACGAAGTCCAGAAAAGACGTACTTATGGTCCCAAATACAGCCCTGCGCTTCAAGCCCCCGGGCCTTTCAGGGAAAAAAGCGGGCGGGCAAGCTGTTCCAAAAGGGCCAGGTGTATGGGTGCTCGATGGCAATGGACGACCTGTGCGCATTGCAATAACAACAGGGATAACCGACGGCACTTATACCGAGGTAACTTCAGGGAGGCTTAAGGAAGGGGATATGGTCATTACCGAGGCCATTGACAGATCGGAAGAACAAAAGACGCAATTTGCTACGCATATGCATTTTTAA
- a CDS encoding endonuclease III domain-containing protein — protein MKSDVSSSRNHYGPVVDRLLSIYERLFAEFGAQHWWPGETPFEVSVGAILTQNTSWDNVSKAISNMKAKGILDPIVLYTLPYEMIADAIRPAGYFNIKTKRLKAFVSFLVERFNADLDDMFSIGLDKLRPLLLDIKGIGPETADSILLYAGGLPTFVVDAYTCRALLRHGLVDEDAVYDDIRALFMDHLPADVSFFNEYHALWVALGKQYCKKNAPRCEACPLKDI, from the coding sequence ATGAAAAGCGATGTCTCGAGCAGTAGAAATCACTATGGCCCTGTGGTAGATAGGCTTCTTTCGATATATGAGCGGCTCTTTGCTGAATTCGGCGCCCAGCACTGGTGGCCAGGGGAGACGCCTTTTGAAGTCTCTGTGGGGGCGATTCTTACGCAAAATACAAGTTGGGACAACGTCAGCAAGGCCATTTCAAATATGAAGGCCAAGGGCATACTTGACCCGATCGTTCTTTACACCCTCCCTTATGAGATGATCGCAGATGCTATACGTCCGGCAGGCTATTTCAATATAAAGACCAAGAGGCTTAAGGCCTTTGTCTCCTTTCTTGTCGAACGTTTCAACGCCGACCTGGATGATATGTTTTCCATTGGCCTCGACAAATTGAGGCCGCTGCTCCTGGACATAAAGGGCATAGGGCCTGAAACTGCCGATAGCATCCTTCTATATGCTGGCGGGCTTCCCACTTTTGTGGTAGATGCCTATACCTGCAGGGCGCTCCTGCGGCACGGCCTGGTTGATGAAGATGCCGTTTACGACGATATCAGGGCGCTCTTTATGGACCATCTTCCTGCGGATGTATCGTTTTTCAACGAATACCATGCGCTGTGGGTTGCCCTCGGAAAACAGTATTGTAAAAAAAATGCGCCTCGATGCGAAGCGTGCCCGCTCAAAGATATTTAA
- a CDS encoding phage virion morphogenesis protein, giving the protein MPNVTITIDDREVMDALKGLQARLGDLTPVMRTVARMMESAVQRNFAEGGRPDKWKPSKRALRQNGQTLMDTGRLKNSLTSRSDATSAEVGTNVEYAAIHQFGGRTKPTIIRPKNKKALSWPGARHPVMMVKHPIEMALKGKALIPKTLTWLILRPTSSHWEEKSIMPNNRRP; this is encoded by the coding sequence ATGCCTAACGTAACCATCACTATAGACGACAGGGAGGTAATGGATGCCCTGAAGGGTCTCCAGGCCAGGCTTGGAGACCTTACGCCCGTCATGCGGACAGTGGCCAGGATGATGGAATCGGCGGTTCAGAGGAACTTCGCCGAGGGCGGAAGGCCGGATAAATGGAAGCCCAGCAAGCGCGCTCTAAGACAGAACGGCCAGACCCTCATGGATACAGGCAGGCTCAAAAACTCCCTCACATCACGTTCCGACGCCACCAGCGCCGAGGTGGGGACAAATGTCGAGTATGCGGCCATACATCAGTTCGGCGGCAGGACCAAGCCCACTATCATCAGGCCCAAGAACAAGAAGGCCCTCTCATGGCCAGGGGCGAGGCATCCGGTGATGATGGTGAAACACCCCATTGAAATGGCGCTCAAAGGAAAGGCATTGATCCCAAAGACGCTGACATGGCTGATATTACGGCCTACATCAAGTCATTGGGAGGAAAAATCCATCATGCCGAACAACCGACGCCCGTAA
- the lysS gene encoding lysine--tRNA ligase: MDQDNPIVKQRLKKAEELEAINLKLYPNDIKTPDKIADLIGAYGGYDAEALKSISQTFRPVGRIMGLRRFGKAAFLHIQDSSGRIQVHISRDMVGDESYSIFKKFDIGDIIEVSGYLFRTQTGELTISARSIRLVTKSLRPLPEKFHGLKDKEIRYRQRYVDLIINEDVRRVFILRSKIIQIVRNYLNESGFLEVETPMMQPIVGGATARPFVTHHNALGIDLYLRIAPELYLKRLLVGGFERVFELNRNFRNEGISLQHNPEFTMVEFYEAYATYEDLIKRTEELFVRIAHELYGKDKISYQGQSIDLSRPWRRLTLKDSLIEIGGIPERELSDRYMMTARLKSLGAPIKGDELQGKLWTKLFDILVEPRLIQPTFITDYPVDVSPLARKNEQNPEVTDRFELFISGKEIANAFSELNDPRDQYRRFEEQIKERKGDEEIPPVLDEDYVTALEYGMPPAAGEGIGIDRLVMLFSDSPSIRDVILFPQLKPEAQPDV, translated from the coding sequence TTGGATCAAGACAATCCGATAGTAAAACAACGTCTTAAAAAGGCCGAAGAGCTCGAGGCTATAAATCTGAAACTCTATCCAAACGACATCAAGACGCCAGACAAGATCGCCGATTTGATAGGGGCATATGGCGGGTATGATGCAGAGGCCTTGAAGTCTATTTCTCAGACATTCAGACCTGTTGGCCGCATTATGGGGCTGAGACGTTTCGGAAAGGCTGCCTTCCTGCATATCCAGGACTCATCAGGGCGTATCCAGGTCCATATTTCAAGGGATATGGTAGGGGATGAGTCCTACAGTATTTTCAAGAAATTTGATATAGGCGACATCATCGAGGTAAGTGGATATCTTTTTCGTACCCAGACAGGAGAGCTTACCATATCGGCAAGGTCTATAAGGCTTGTTACCAAATCCCTGCGCCCATTGCCTGAAAAATTCCACGGTTTAAAAGATAAGGAGATCCGCTATCGTCAGCGCTATGTAGACCTAATCATCAATGAAGATGTGCGCCGCGTATTTATTCTTCGCTCCAAAATAATACAGATCGTCAGGAATTATCTTAATGAGTCGGGCTTTTTGGAGGTCGAGACCCCAATGATGCAACCTATAGTGGGTGGTGCGACAGCTAGGCCCTTTGTAACCCATCACAATGCCCTTGGGATTGATCTATATCTGAGGATCGCGCCCGAGCTCTATCTGAAGCGGCTTCTTGTAGGTGGTTTCGAAAGGGTCTTTGAGCTGAACCGTAATTTTAGAAATGAAGGCATTTCTCTCCAGCATAACCCCGAATTCACCATGGTCGAATTTTATGAGGCCTATGCAACCTATGAAGACCTCATAAAAAGGACCGAAGAACTCTTTGTAAGGATAGCGCATGAACTATATGGAAAAGACAAGATCTCTTATCAGGGTCAATCCATCGACCTTTCAAGGCCTTGGCGCAGGCTCACTCTTAAAGACTCGCTTATAGAAATAGGGGGAATACCTGAACGAGAACTTTCAGACAGATATATGATGACAGCGAGATTGAAATCCCTTGGAGCTCCGATAAAGGGGGATGAGCTGCAGGGGAAACTCTGGACAAAGTTATTTGATATCTTGGTAGAGCCACGGCTTATTCAACCGACCTTTATCACGGATTATCCTGTGGATGTTTCTCCTCTTGCCCGTAAAAATGAACAAAACCCAGAAGTCACAGATCGGTTTGAGTTGTTTATAAGCGGGAAGGAGATCGCGAATGCATTTTCCGAGTTAAACGACCCAAGGGATCAATATAGGCGTTTTGAGGAGCAGATCAAGGAGCGAAAGGGCGATGAAGAGATACCGCCCGTGCTGGATGAAGACTATGTAACAGCACTTGAATATGGCATGCCGCCGGCGGCAGGCGAAGGCATAGGAATAGACCGCCTTGTCATGTTATTTTCCGACTCCCCTTCCATCAGGGATGTTATTCTTTTTCCACAACTTAAACCAGAGGCACAGCCAGATGTCTAA
- a CDS encoding TolC family protein produces the protein MSPFKLPILALLAMYFLFFPALVNASGENEPKTKTLTLKDCIDIALKHQPDILAGLGDIKAKESRVGQAKSGYLPEIDMTAGYSKYSPDNGLTNRSFNDYSGGFLLKQNLYDFGKTSTQVKISRLNLLSSKSDLKTTTNQVIFNVKQAYFGVLRAKRNLKVAQDAVAQFELHLKQAEGFYKVGIRPKFDVTKARVDLSNAKLNLINAQNSVKIAMAELNNSMGVPDIDGYELEDILDFSPIKIDFEEALKKAYSARPDLSSILAQKKAASASIELAKKGYYPSVSGNASYNVDGAGFPLSDGWTVGVNITFPIFSGFLTKYQVEEARANLDSISAKEESLKNSIFLDVKQAYLNLVEAGERVPVAELGVTQAQENLDLAMGRYKAGIGNPIEVTDSEIALENAKLAYIQALYDYRVAFAALQKAMGE, from the coding sequence ATGAGTCCTTTTAAACTGCCTATACTGGCCCTTCTTGCTATGTATTTTTTGTTTTTCCCTGCCCTTGTTAATGCCTCAGGGGAGAACGAGCCCAAGACCAAGACATTGACCCTTAAAGATTGCATAGACATCGCACTCAAACATCAGCCGGACATATTGGCCGGATTGGGCGATATAAAGGCAAAGGAGAGCAGGGTGGGACAGGCTAAATCAGGTTATCTACCTGAGATCGACATGACTGCCGGATACAGCAAATATTCGCCCGATAACGGACTTACAAACAGATCATTTAACGACTACTCTGGCGGCTTTCTTTTAAAACAAAATCTCTATGATTTCGGAAAGACGTCTACACAGGTCAAAATAAGCCGCCTCAATCTTCTTTCGTCCAAATCTGATCTTAAAACAACGACAAATCAGGTTATATTCAATGTCAAACAGGCATATTTCGGAGTATTAAGGGCAAAAAGAAACCTTAAGGTCGCACAAGATGCGGTAGCGCAATTCGAACTTCATCTCAAACAGGCCGAAGGCTTTTATAAGGTTGGAATAAGACCTAAATTCGACGTCACCAAGGCAAGAGTTGATCTGAGCAATGCAAAGCTCAACCTTATAAATGCACAGAATTCAGTAAAAATCGCCATGGCGGAATTAAACAACTCAATGGGCGTCCCAGACATAGATGGATATGAGCTCGAAGATATACTTGATTTTTCACCTATCAAAATAGATTTTGAAGAGGCGCTCAAAAAGGCGTATTCCGCAAGACCGGATCTAAGTTCAATTCTGGCACAAAAAAAAGCGGCCAGCGCCTCCATAGAGCTTGCGAAAAAGGGATACTATCCATCTGTTAGCGGCAATGCCTCATATAATGTTGATGGTGCTGGCTTCCCACTTTCAGACGGATGGACAGTAGGAGTAAATATAACATTTCCTATCTTCAGCGGATTTCTTACAAAATATCAAGTTGAAGAGGCCAGGGCAAACCTAGATTCAATCTCGGCAAAAGAGGAATCCCTTAAGAACAGTATATTTCTTGATGTAAAACAGGCATATCTCAATCTTGTCGAGGCTGGGGAAAGAGTGCCTGTGGCTGAGCTCGGGGTAACGCAGGCACAGGAAAATCTTGATCTGGCGATGGGAAGATATAAGGCGGGTATTGGAAACCCAATCGAAGTTACGGATTCAGAAATCGCCCTTGAAAACGCTAAGTTGGCCTATATCCAGGCCCTTTATGACTATAGGGTGGCATTTGCAGCCCTTCAAAAGGCAATGGGTGAGTAA
- a CDS encoding HEAT repeat domain-containing protein yields MTIVPFDASDRILVQAKTCLASPERVIKERERYVPLLLKALRLSRDLNLRRDILLLLGSFAKEDLYWPLYEIMSDPQEPDEFRDQAAIHLSVMGAFLDDPQALIRRLINDIETGGHDSRVRAIIAIGWEGNLAAVLPLIECLYDADQEIQEVAVNALCNLKDSRVVSLLAERLKNGSIDQKRAILFNLWRFKDRQDEVAAIYKKEIESGDPDLRLEILALLDRIDGQNDHADLYRSLLLDPDDKVRNIALERLGALKKITPGDALQFLSDPSMMVKRTATKILQLYGKPPCNIH; encoded by the coding sequence ATGACGATTGTCCCTTTTGATGCAAGCGATCGTATACTTGTCCAGGCAAAGACATGTCTGGCATCTCCTGAACGCGTGATTAAGGAAAGGGAGAGATATGTGCCCCTGCTTCTTAAGGCCTTGAGGCTCTCGAGAGACCTCAACCTGAGACGCGACATACTCCTCCTGCTCGGCAGTTTCGCCAAGGAAGATTTATATTGGCCGCTTTATGAAATCATGTCGGACCCACAGGAGCCTGACGAATTCAGAGACCAGGCCGCAATACACCTAAGCGTTATGGGTGCCTTTTTGGACGATCCACAGGCCCTTATTAGGAGGCTTATAAATGATATAGAAACAGGTGGGCACGATTCTAGAGTGCGCGCAATAATCGCCATAGGTTGGGAGGGAAACTTGGCAGCAGTACTTCCTTTGATTGAGTGTCTATACGATGCAGATCAAGAGATACAGGAGGTCGCAGTAAACGCCCTGTGCAATCTCAAAGATAGCAGGGTGGTAAGTCTCCTTGCAGAGAGACTTAAAAATGGTTCTATTGATCAAAAAAGGGCGATTCTATTCAATCTGTGGCGTTTTAAAGACAGACAAGATGAAGTGGCTGCCATTTATAAAAAAGAAATTGAATCAGGCGATCCCGATTTGCGGCTCGAGATCCTCGCCCTCCTAGACAGGATAGATGGTCAGAATGACCATGCCGATCTCTACAGGTCACTCCTCTTGGATCCTGATGATAAGGTAAGAAATATTGCGCTTGAACGCCTTGGCGCGCTTAAAAAAATTACGCCCGGAGACGCATTGCAATTTCTTAGCGATCCGTCAATGATGGTCAAACGTACCGCCACGAAGATACTTCAACTTTACGGAAAGCCGCCCTGTAACATTCATTGA
- a CDS encoding phosphoesterase: MNREQEEVFCVRRDDLEALFGSPLPNGALKGPTIEDVLDLKTFFLPRSKAEHDPSYKQIIPYQLFRSDRVFFVYRRGEKIGEDRLIGRLSIGIGGHVNILDTCRPHDHTLSFYRDALIRERMEELSNPEVVREVFLGWINDESNTVGQVHLGAVHLCDVIRPEEIRTKTDEDIYFVGWWTKEEIKANKDLFESWSVFAVEFI; this comes from the coding sequence ATGAACAGGGAACAAGAAGAGGTATTTTGCGTTAGAAGGGATGATCTTGAGGCGTTGTTCGGCTCCCCCCTGCCGAATGGGGCGTTAAAAGGCCCTACGATTGAAGACGTGTTGGACCTCAAGACCTTTTTTTTGCCAAGAAGTAAGGCCGAGCACGACCCTTCATATAAACAAATTATTCCATATCAACTTTTTCGCTCAGACAGGGTTTTTTTTGTATATCGACGCGGGGAAAAGATAGGCGAAGACCGCCTTATCGGCCGTTTATCCATTGGCATCGGCGGGCATGTAAATATATTGGATACCTGTAGGCCTCATGATCACACCCTCTCGTTTTATCGAGACGCCCTTATAAGGGAACGGATGGAGGAGTTAAGCAATCCAGAGGTTGTGCGCGAGGTATTTTTGGGCTGGATAAACGACGAAAGCAATACAGTAGGCCAGGTACATCTAGGGGCGGTGCATTTATGCGATGTGATTAGGCCCGAGGAGATTAGGACAAAGACCGATGAAGATATCTATTTTGTCGGTTGGTGGACAAAAGAAGAGATAAAGGCGAATAAAGACCTGTTCGAAAGTTGGTCAGTCTTTGCCGTTGAGTTCATCTAA
- a CDS encoding ABC transporter ATP-binding protein, whose translation MALIETKGLGKVYRFGDVEIYALKDVSLSIDSGEFVAVMGASGSGKSTFMNLIGCLDKPTSGEYRLDGVDVNNLSSDELSEIRNKKIGFIFQGFNLLQRTKVIENVELPMLYAGLAAKKRRELALEALRSVGLEQKAFNYPTQLSGGQQQRIAIARALVNNASIILADEPTGNLDTKTSYEIMDLFTKLNNGLRVTLILVTHEPDIASFARRIIKFSDGAVVSDEEVKK comes from the coding sequence ATGGCTCTCATAGAAACCAAGGGATTGGGAAAGGTATACAGATTCGGCGATGTCGAAATATATGCATTAAAGGACGTCTCGCTTTCCATCGATTCAGGTGAGTTTGTAGCAGTCATGGGCGCATCTGGTTCAGGCAAATCAACCTTCATGAACTTAATAGGCTGCCTCGACAAGCCTACGAGTGGAGAGTATCGTCTGGACGGTGTGGATGTAAACAATTTGAGCAGTGATGAACTTTCTGAGATAAGGAACAAAAAGATCGGATTTATATTCCAAGGTTTTAATCTCCTCCAACGGACCAAGGTGATTGAAAATGTCGAGCTCCCTATGCTGTATGCAGGGCTTGCGGCCAAGAAGCGCAGAGAGCTGGCGCTTGAGGCCCTGAGATCTGTAGGCCTCGAGCAGAAGGCGTTCAATTATCCGACTCAACTCTCCGGCGGTCAACAGCAAAGGATAGCCATTGCCAGGGCCCTTGTGAATAACGCCTCGATCATACTTGCAGATGAGCCAACAGGAAACCTCGACACAAAGACGAGTTATGAGATTATGGATCTTTTTACGAAACTGAATAATGGGCTTAGGGTTACACTCATTCTTGTCACCCATGAACCTGATATAGCATCTTTTGCAAGACGCATTATAAAATTCTCAGATGGAGCGGTCGTCAGTGACGAGGAGGTCAAAAAGTGA
- a CDS encoding lipoprotein-releasing ABC transporter permease subunit: MSKLPFEWFMAFRYLKAKRKQAFISLITFISIAGVAIGVMALIVVISVMGGFEDHLRTKILGVSSHIVVRSYKGPIFDYKEVEKKILSVSVSRGNLLERIFGVNDKARVVAATPLIYIQALLSSGHGVSGAIIRGVDPRSLTRVMDTGKIISGKGLVALNHRQQNGPPPIILGKELARTLGVSVGQTIQIILPSGMITPIGMLPKIRSFVVVGIDTTGMFDYDSSLAFIGLEDAQRLLQIRGQVHSIELKVSDIYASDRLALAIDKRLGPPFWAMDWQQMSRNLFSALKLEKLAMFIVLTLIVLVAAFNIVSTLIMMVMEKHQDIAILKAIGTTDRQILKIFVYNGLAVGLIGTAIGVMGGVSLCELLSRYKFIKIPRDVYYTDSLPILLRSSDVITIAACAVIICFIATIYPARQAAKVNPSEALRNG, from the coding sequence ATGTCTAAATTGCCCTTTGAGTGGTTTATGGCGTTTAGATATCTGAAGGCTAAACGCAAACAGGCGTTTATTTCTCTTATTACCTTTATATCAATCGCAGGTGTGGCTATAGGGGTCATGGCCCTGATAGTGGTCATATCGGTGATGGGTGGCTTTGAAGACCACCTAAGAACCAAAATACTGGGAGTAAGTTCACATATAGTTGTAAGAAGCTACAAAGGGCCTATTTTTGATTATAAAGAAGTTGAAAAAAAGATACTTTCTGTATCGGTTTCAAGAGGCAATTTGCTGGAAAGAATCTTTGGTGTGAACGATAAGGCCAGAGTCGTAGCAGCTACGCCGCTTATCTATATACAAGCCCTTTTGAGCTCAGGTCATGGGGTAAGTGGTGCCATCATCCGGGGAGTCGATCCACGTAGTCTTACAAGGGTGATGGATACTGGCAAGATAATTTCAGGTAAAGGTCTTGTCGCATTGAATCATAGACAGCAAAACGGTCCGCCGCCTATCATCCTCGGCAAGGAATTAGCAAGGACCCTCGGGGTCTCGGTCGGCCAGACCATACAAATAATACTCCCTAGCGGGATGATAACCCCTATTGGAATGCTGCCTAAGATCAGGAGCTTTGTGGTGGTAGGTATAGATACTACTGGCATGTTTGACTATGACTCCTCTCTTGCCTTTATAGGTCTTGAGGATGCACAGAGGCTGCTTCAAATCCGAGGCCAGGTGCACAGCATCGAACTCAAGGTCTCTGACATATATGCCTCGGACAGGCTTGCGCTGGCCATTGATAAAAGGTTAGGTCCGCCTTTCTGGGCTATGGACTGGCAGCAGATGAGCAGAAATCTCTTTTCGGCCTTGAAGCTCGAAAAGCTGGCTATGTTCATCGTGCTTACGTTGATAGTGCTGGTCGCAGCCTTCAATATCGTCAGCACGCTGATCATGATGGTGATGGAAAAGCATCAGGATATAGCGATTTTAAAGGCCATAGGGACAACCGATAGGCAGATACTGAAAATATTTGTCTACAACGGCCTTGCAGTCGGCCTTATCGGCACAGCCATCGGCGTCATGGGAGGGGTAAGTCTCTGTGAGCTGCTTTCAAGATATAAGTTTATAAAGATCCCAAGAGACGTCTATTACACCGACTCACTGCCGATCCTCTTAAGATCATCCGACGTGATTACAATAGCGGCCTGCGCCGTAATTATCTGTTTTATTGCGACTATCTATCCTGCCCGGCAGGCAGCAAAGGTGAATCCGTCCGAGGCATTGAGAAATGGATGA
- a CDS encoding FeoB-associated Cys-rich membrane protein, translated as MIVLFGALFFIGRTIFRQIKGKSSSCHICSCGCEGCGDQPSDEKRI; from the coding sequence ATGATTGTTTTGTTCGGCGCCCTGTTTTTTATAGGGCGCACTATATTCAGACAGATAAAAGGTAAAAGTTCAAGTTGTCATATCTGCAGCTGCGGTTGCGAAGGCTGCGGAGATCAGCCGTCAGATGAAAAGAGGATTTGA